A genomic stretch from Elusimicrobiota bacterium includes:
- a CDS encoding T9SS type A sorting domain-containing protein — protein MAGEPELALASQVPGITIHHVSTVTVNPAVAIATSAAAVQGLILAGNLFDILSPDPSLPGGATLNFRYQDLGSDALEQELRVYRFDTAVSMWQLAADVGPDTANNLFSVPLNHLSLFAVLLKDRIAPVTSLNLLEGPKFVSTSGQVFISSQTTHILSASDRPLGKLAGSGVLGTEFRIDTTVAPFEPYVAGFALAFPTEGFHTIQFRSFDLAHNTEPIKSASLGTDATSPAISLASIEPNVLLPGGLAVRGQTASVLIKASDPIKESVASGVSSLSFGLNQTTSSFVVGSSATITLGPGVHQLRVIALDNVGNARNQVFTIVAGDELPPRTVLSEGSPKFTAIDNAELVSSAVTLDQSAFPVTFVSPQSLMVLSSIDDFRQTGDSQGVGVSSIIVGLDGLFSSTFTNPSPAIGQTFVASFNFVGVPDSVYSFRFAGIDVLGQTETLSTRTIAIDSLPPLTRLVASRPLFMENGMLYATSKDTFAFVATDNLSGIERITFKIDDGPDQVFTGEPFSIAQEGTHVVSFNAVDRLGHQEGLQQATIVIDNSPPTFSGTNTVLVQAEDPKNILAGIEAAGGLARLITTTITVFSPENIVWNMGFEGDSLPGSDPQFAVFKRDANISESVQDGIYKVSFTGPVPRDPVQYILSMFSTGVNASVGFTVELRVRAVDDAGMFVSIFAPQVDSTLGISVTPFSREVFMRPRFGQLFFPNIDPREFHVYRLVYRPDNVFKLFVDGMETVVSDYKDPAASFGQQIDNRLRGANFSISGSVEIDYIRVNNQEAREPPPPTIELAGSLAGTVETPFIEFTEVTKINNFQSVENPREGNIVHEFSTDGFNYRPVADLGNADPSSKKVKFRSTLSRNSLAEVSPELDSFSFELKRQVLTTVRAINPTKSKFGINFISSERLIAMPTVTVSGIQAVDGNTPPSFLWNFTATTRPDDPEGIHAIRIEGQDLAGNTGTDETGSIAFDATNPAISVQSPLAGQVYVAAISSIPIEFAVSDLDPNPVISAQLVQVENRGLLRGPTVLTVIAGDRINPLSIDDGIWSFTVSVQDWALNVSSAATEPFEVIHDILAPRTSLAIGAPKIPAFELSAPPSPDPITFVTKQTTFTFSSIDDLVISGDNQGLGVATQTVSVNGVIRSIFVDPSPNQGQSFISQLLLSGDTDGIYAVGFFAEDVIGNKETVQTTTVAVDNSHPLTSVHISGPQFKAIGDVPDAVGGPLFIATHSLISLDAVDPIVNGVASGLQETKFSIDGGAFEVFAASFTLPEGKRTVLITSKDRLNNEEPVKTVEASVDQTPPQTLVSYIGPAAFPDHPADAQPSDVGAFITGDTKIALSAQDPVTQEVASGVKEIKYRINGGEFLVYSGSFTLPSQGVYLIEYFAKDRVDNAEASRFLKVAVDNTAPETSLAVGQPLFEAFGETFITPETPIALSAVDPLVNNAASGLQEILFAVDQTPMAVYSSTFTLAQGTHTVSFLAKDRLGNTEVMQKKIFHVSALLQHALVTGQGASDLDGNVRIEGSVASSGAFTANGNPVSVSSVIASSIRLVGNAVIEGDAILTAGTTDQIELTGNASIKGSRLVNTALAPHPSPIDLAVLLSNISQSNNNHLIPSQYLVNGSLVVKDQTLTLTTGQYLINGLEVAGNGEIKVQGPVALFVRGAIIWEGNAAVNSLGESGNLVIVSTSSTFLAKGNVEAAAFVYAPLSAASIDGNVRLAGHAYFASASIKGNPILYATDGLLPPKEGSNQNNAGNDDGGSKKTASLASAPSQFGPDPAFKLGEAYAYPNPAAGGARPIIHIETGMADSARILIYSISGELVQETNLSGQPQVIDDGQGPQYAYEWGWDGHIPSGTYFYLVEAKKDSEVLRAKGKFYVIR, from the coding sequence TTGGCGGGCGAGCCCGAACTTGCCCTGGCTTCTCAAGTTCCCGGCATTACGATCCACCACGTTTCCACTGTAACCGTCAATCCGGCCGTGGCCATTGCCACGAGCGCGGCCGCGGTCCAGGGTCTGATTTTAGCGGGCAATTTATTCGACATATTAAGTCCCGATCCTTCTTTGCCCGGAGGCGCGACGCTTAATTTCCGCTATCAGGATTTAGGCAGCGATGCTTTGGAGCAGGAATTAAGGGTGTATCGTTTTGACACCGCTGTTTCCATGTGGCAGCTTGCGGCTGACGTAGGGCCGGATACGGCCAACAATCTTTTTAGCGTGCCGCTTAACCACCTTTCTTTGTTTGCGGTGCTTCTTAAAGATCGGATCGCTCCGGTTACATCCTTAAATTTGCTCGAAGGACCTAAATTCGTATCCACGTCAGGACAAGTCTTTATTTCAAGTCAAACAACCCATATTCTCTCGGCCAGCGACCGGCCCTTGGGCAAGCTTGCGGGATCTGGGGTGCTGGGTACGGAATTTAGAATTGACACCACGGTCGCGCCTTTTGAACCCTATGTAGCAGGTTTCGCCCTAGCTTTTCCTACCGAAGGATTCCATACCATTCAATTTAGAAGTTTTGACTTGGCCCACAATACGGAACCCATTAAAAGCGCTTCCTTGGGCACCGATGCGACAAGCCCTGCCATTTCTTTGGCTTCAATAGAACCGAACGTTCTTTTGCCCGGCGGGCTGGCCGTGCGCGGTCAAACGGCGTCCGTCTTGATTAAGGCATCGGACCCGATCAAAGAAAGCGTCGCTTCAGGAGTTTCTTCCCTTTCATTTGGGCTGAATCAGACGACAAGCAGTTTTGTTGTAGGTTCGAGTGCGACCATTACTCTGGGGCCGGGCGTCCATCAATTGCGCGTTATCGCGCTAGATAACGTGGGCAATGCGCGCAACCAAGTGTTTACCATCGTCGCGGGGGACGAACTGCCGCCGCGTACTGTTTTAAGCGAAGGCAGCCCAAAATTTACGGCTATTGATAATGCCGAACTTGTCTCCAGCGCGGTCACTCTAGATCAGTCAGCTTTCCCTGTGACTTTCGTATCGCCTCAGAGCCTCATGGTTTTAAGTTCGATTGATGATTTCCGGCAAACAGGGGATAGTCAGGGGGTCGGCGTCTCCAGCATAATCGTTGGTTTGGACGGCCTGTTTTCTTCAACCTTTACCAATCCCAGTCCGGCTATCGGACAAACATTCGTCGCCAGTTTTAATTTCGTGGGGGTTCCAGATAGCGTATATAGCTTCAGGTTTGCAGGAATCGATGTTTTGGGTCAAACTGAAACGCTTTCAACGCGCACCATAGCCATAGACAGCCTGCCCCCCTTAACCCGGTTGGTGGCATCAAGACCTCTTTTTATGGAAAACGGAATGCTCTACGCCACTAGCAAAGATACTTTCGCCTTTGTGGCGACGGATAATCTTTCCGGCATTGAGCGCATCACATTTAAGATTGATGATGGCCCGGATCAGGTTTTTACGGGAGAACCCTTCTCGATTGCGCAAGAAGGGACTCATGTGGTGAGTTTCAACGCCGTGGACCGTCTGGGGCATCAGGAGGGGTTGCAGCAGGCGACCATAGTCATCGACAATTCGCCGCCTACGTTCTCCGGGACGAATACGGTCTTGGTCCAAGCTGAAGACCCTAAAAATATCCTCGCCGGCATTGAGGCGGCAGGCGGCTTGGCGCGTCTCATCACAACGACGATAACCGTTTTTTCGCCGGAAAATATCGTCTGGAATATGGGCTTTGAAGGAGACTCTTTGCCGGGCAGCGATCCTCAGTTTGCCGTCTTTAAAAGGGACGCCAATATCAGCGAAAGCGTGCAAGACGGCATCTATAAAGTCAGTTTTACCGGTCCCGTGCCGCGCGATCCGGTTCAATACATTCTGAGCATGTTTTCCACCGGCGTCAACGCCTCGGTCGGCTTTACCGTGGAATTGAGAGTGCGGGCGGTCGATGACGCCGGTATGTTCGTTTCCATATTTGCGCCCCAGGTTGATTCTACGCTGGGAATATCAGTGACGCCCTTTTCGAGGGAAGTGTTTATGAGACCGCGCTTCGGCCAACTGTTCTTTCCCAACATCGATCCCAGGGAGTTTCACGTATACAGGCTCGTCTATAGGCCGGATAATGTGTTTAAGCTTTTTGTCGACGGCATGGAAACCGTGGTATCGGATTACAAAGACCCGGCCGCTTCCTTCGGCCAACAAATAGACAATCGCTTGCGGGGGGCCAATTTTTCCATCAGCGGCTCGGTTGAAATCGATTACATCCGCGTCAACAACCAGGAAGCCCGCGAACCTCCGCCGCCGACGATCGAGCTTGCGGGCAGTCTGGCGGGGACCGTGGAAACCCCGTTCATCGAGTTCACCGAGGTGACCAAAATAAACAATTTCCAAAGTGTGGAAAATCCAAGGGAGGGCAATATTGTTCATGAATTCAGCACTGATGGATTCAATTACCGGCCGGTCGCTGATTTGGGCAATGCTGATCCCTCCTCCAAGAAGGTCAAATTTCGCTCAACGTTAAGCCGGAACTCCTTGGCTGAGGTTTCCCCTGAACTTGATTCGTTCTCATTTGAATTAAAGCGTCAGGTATTGACCACAGTTCGCGCAATCAATCCCACAAAGTCGAAATTTGGGATCAACTTTATTTCCTCGGAGCGTTTGATCGCTATGCCCACCGTCACTGTGTCCGGCATCCAGGCTGTTGATGGTAATACGCCGCCCAGTTTTCTCTGGAACTTTACGGCCACGACAAGGCCGGATGACCCGGAGGGCATACACGCGATCCGCATTGAAGGCCAAGATTTGGCCGGAAATACCGGAACTGACGAGACCGGAAGCATCGCTTTTGACGCTACGAATCCCGCTATCAGCGTTCAATCCCCGTTAGCCGGACAAGTCTATGTAGCTGCCATAAGTTCGATTCCCATTGAGTTTGCGGTCAGTGATCTTGATCCCAATCCAGTTATATCGGCGCAATTGGTTCAGGTAGAAAACAGGGGGCTTTTACGCGGCCCCACGGTTTTAACCGTTATTGCTGGAGACAGGATCAATCCGCTGAGTATAGATGACGGTATATGGAGTTTCACCGTTTCAGTCCAGGATTGGGCGCTGAATGTTTCAAGCGCGGCAACCGAGCCCTTCGAAGTTATTCATGATATCCTGGCGCCTAGAACATCGCTGGCCATCGGCGCTCCCAAGATACCGGCTTTTGAATTGTCCGCGCCCCCGTCTCCCGACCCGATTACCTTTGTCACGAAGCAGACCACGTTTACTTTTAGTTCGATTGATGATTTGGTTATCTCGGGCGACAATCAAGGTTTGGGCGTGGCGACCCAAACCGTATCCGTCAACGGTGTGATTCGCTCGATATTCGTCGATCCGTCTCCAAATCAGGGGCAAAGTTTTATTTCGCAATTGCTACTTTCCGGGGACACGGACGGCATTTATGCCGTGGGCTTCTTTGCCGAAGACGTGATCGGCAATAAAGAGACAGTTCAAACAACAACCGTGGCCGTGGATAACAGCCATCCCTTGACCTCGGTTCATATCTCAGGACCGCAGTTCAAGGCGATAGGGGATGTGCCCGACGCCGTGGGCGGGCCGTTGTTTATCGCCACGCATAGTTTGATTTCTTTGGATGCCGTTGATCCTATCGTCAACGGCGTGGCATCGGGGCTTCAAGAAACGAAATTCAGCATTGACGGCGGGGCTTTTGAGGTATTCGCCGCGAGCTTCACCTTGCCCGAAGGCAAAAGAACTGTGCTCATCACAAGCAAAGACCGGCTTAATAATGAAGAACCCGTCAAAACAGTCGAAGCATCCGTTGATCAGACCCCTCCTCAAACTTTGGTGTCTTATATAGGGCCCGCGGCGTTCCCCGACCATCCTGCCGACGCCCAACCTTCTGACGTGGGCGCTTTTATCACCGGAGATACAAAGATTGCTCTTTCGGCCCAGGACCCGGTGACCCAGGAAGTCGCATCCGGGGTCAAAGAAATCAAATACAGAATCAACGGCGGAGAATTTTTGGTTTATAGCGGCAGCTTTACTTTGCCTTCTCAAGGCGTTTATTTAATCGAGTATTTCGCCAAGGACCGAGTGGACAATGCGGAAGCATCCCGCTTCCTTAAAGTGGCGGTGGATAACACCGCGCCCGAGACAAGCCTGGCCGTGGGCCAACCATTGTTTGAGGCTTTTGGCGAGACGTTTATTACGCCTGAAACCCCAATCGCGCTTAGCGCCGTTGACCCCCTCGTCAACAACGCGGCTTCCGGCCTTCAAGAAATTCTTTTTGCCGTTGATCAAACTCCGATGGCGGTTTATTCCTCCACCTTCACTTTAGCCCAGGGCACGCATACGGTGAGCTTCCTGGCCAAGGATCGTCTCGGCAATACGGAGGTTATGCAAAAGAAAATTTTCCATGTCTCGGCTTTGCTGCAGCATGCTTTGGTAACCGGTCAAGGAGCCTCGGATTTAGACGGCAATGTCCGCATTGAAGGGAGCGTCGCTTCCTCGGGCGCTTTTACGGCCAACGGCAATCCGGTCAGCGTATCCAGCGTCATTGCCTCAAGCATTCGTTTGGTCGGCAATGCCGTCATCGAAGGCGATGCTATTTTGACTGCTGGAACCACGGATCAGATTGAGCTGACCGGTAATGCCTCCATCAAAGGATCGCGGCTGGTCAATACTGCTTTGGCTCCTCATCCAAGTCCTATAGATTTGGCGGTGCTGCTGAGCAACATAAGCCAATCCAATAACAATCATCTGATTCCCAGCCAGTATTTGGTCAACGGCTCCTTAGTTGTTAAGGACCAAACATTGACGCTCACCACGGGCCAATACCTTATCAACGGCTTGGAGGTCGCGGGCAATGGGGAAATCAAAGTCCAAGGCCCCGTAGCTCTGTTCGTGCGCGGAGCCATCATTTGGGAAGGCAATGCCGCAGTCAACAGTTTGGGTGAATCCGGGAACCTGGTTATTGTGTCCACTTCTTCGACTTTTCTGGCTAAAGGCAATGTGGAGGCTGCGGCTTTTGTGTATGCGCCGTTATCAGCAGCTTCAATAGATGGAAATGTGCGCTTGGCCGGGCATGCTTATTTTGCCTCTGCCTCAATCAAAGGCAATCCCATTCTCTATGCAACCGATGGCCTATTGCCGCCTAAAGAGGGGAGCAATCAAAACAATGCCGGCAACGATGATGGAGGCTCGAAAAAAACGGCAAGCCTGGCATCCGCGCCTTCGCAATTTGGTCCTGACCCTGCCTTTAAACTTGGAGAGGCCTACGCCTACCCCAACCCGGCGGCAGGAGGAGCCAGGCCTATTATTCACATTGAAACCGGCATGGCTGATTCAGCGCGTATCCTGATTTATTCGATATCCGGGGAGCTTGTCCAGGAAACAAACCTAAGCGGACAGCCCCAAGTCATTGACGACGGGCAAGGCCCCCAATACGCCTATGAATGGGGCTGGGACGGGCATATTCCCTCAGGAACTTACTTTTATCTGGTTGAAGCCAAAAAAGATTCGGAAGTCTTAAGGGCAAAAGGCAAATTTTATGTCATCAGGTGA
- a CDS encoding PorV/PorQ family protein, with product MTKHVYPPQQPARKDRAWLVAVLVALVWIAALSLSLFAQSSQKTGAEFLNIPVGARPVGMGGAYTALANDISSLHWNPAGLALMNQPEIGAMYSQWLLDSQYNFLGLGYPLPQGKGTLAGSISVLSQGESQSRGQNRERTGSIKAQDQSLSLGYGRKIGFIRAGLNTKLIQSEIAGFMANSFAFDFGFIVPLRTNPISLGLALQNVGPGIRFIEQRDPLPLSLSGGLSYRLPVGIALALDVKQQLYSHKTNINIGTEYQALPVLSLRGGYIAALGQQVPLAGNGGLDGISGGVGFRLMGAQIDYAFKPFGLLGDTHRVSLSVRF from the coding sequence ATGACCAAGCATGTATACCCGCCACAGCAACCGGCGCGAAAGGACAGAGCTTGGCTGGTGGCTGTTTTGGTTGCCTTAGTTTGGATTGCGGCTTTAAGCCTATCCCTTTTTGCCCAATCATCCCAGAAAACAGGGGCCGAGTTTTTGAATATCCCGGTAGGAGCCCGGCCCGTGGGCATGGGCGGCGCTTACACAGCCTTGGCCAATGACATTTCCTCTTTGCACTGGAACCCGGCGGGATTGGCTTTAATGAATCAGCCTGAAATCGGGGCCATGTATTCCCAATGGCTTTTAGACAGTCAATACAATTTCCTGGGATTAGGATACCCTCTGCCACAGGGGAAAGGAACCCTGGCCGGCTCCATCAGCGTTCTTTCCCAGGGAGAATCCCAATCCAGGGGACAAAACAGGGAGAGAACAGGCTCGATCAAAGCCCAGGATCAATCCTTATCCTTGGGTTATGGCAGAAAAATAGGCTTTATCCGGGCAGGGTTAAATACAAAGCTCATTCAAAGCGAGATTGCCGGGTTTATGGCTAATAGTTTTGCTTTTGATTTTGGCTTCATCGTTCCCTTGCGTACTAACCCCATATCCCTGGGTCTAGCCTTGCAGAACGTAGGCCCAGGGATTCGATTTATCGAACAGCGCGATCCATTGCCGTTAAGCCTTTCAGGAGGGTTAAGCTACAGGCTCCCTGTGGGCATTGCCTTGGCTTTAGACGTCAAACAACAGCTCTACAGCCATAAAACCAATATCAATATCGGCACGGAGTATCAGGCCCTGCCGGTCCTGAGCCTGCGCGGAGGCTATATCGCCGCCCTGGGCCAACAAGTCCCCCTCGCCGGCAACGGGGGATTAGACGGAATCTCAGGAGGCGTCGGCTTCCGTTTGATGGGAGCGCAGATTGATTACGCCTTCAAACCCTTCGGGCTGCTGGGGGATACGCATCGGGTGAGCCTGTCGGTCCGTTTTTGA
- a CDS encoding penicillin-insensitive murein endopeptidase, producing MGQTNSGPLAARTALLFAMVFIGMGTLSLFAQVVGSGDADPSVITMGGHINFEATKSTTIPAATEPCFPVGDIEVTFSLPNCTYSAIVSPQLQGGSETGFNLTPCPGSPIRVSANNQYHINKFVSPHQHTQVISGGLGDNPTGPEPYPPGIYSITVRAAGPADARCQTTPTLTAYGMDWQRRDENNNVFNEGFTGIANIGQQFTVGTVLTRVFPCSSRQLLIRASPANLEGGRRQKIGPLKIQLIGQNGNPVSGASISFATTTGQSAFVSPKSSATDANGLAGTFLTLGESTGTYQVTATSLDATCTSGKQEVFFVAQQTQTVQEATKLIAPVGRVAASSDTSKPVDIIAKAHNINDGKGEQGLNVVFTLIETPDGPTSEALGSDLTNQKGIAKIQFSALGRKPGAYTIQAFCQDCEQGQTANIEVTVIAPAQMTQKGSELVLIFRNLQIPDSEGRDKDNPAFDGLFVTKDTDTVFPQEVGAANTNAILTLKGPADGQGTYRIQGVFNTGGHIHNTTRPIGKINGQTQGSFTIGASSQTTLTYVSGEVSGQEMIEFAIDGKTQKAKEFVDVRVDGLRRLPKQGPNHIASSNDNLHPEYTYGTQAFIDTLNIIATEYKVRTSSLVISINDMSLINGGLFDIDSNWSASPRGHVSHRTGEDVDINSQPFDVKRERAISKTDSRAIQLPTQICEIIKSKILACCMIPEEPIHYRCPCDATAQADPCKNKCVTLLEGTKCGP from the coding sequence GTGGGCCAAACCAACTCAGGCCCGCTTGCGGCCAGAACCGCCCTCCTGTTTGCTATGGTTTTCATCGGGATGGGGACATTATCATTATTTGCGCAGGTCGTAGGCAGCGGCGATGCCGACCCTTCAGTCATCACAATGGGTGGTCACATTAATTTTGAAGCCACAAAAAGCACGACCATCCCTGCCGCAACCGAACCATGCTTTCCAGTAGGAGATATCGAAGTGACGTTTTCTTTGCCCAATTGCACCTACTCTGCTATCGTCAGCCCTCAGTTGCAGGGCGGGTCAGAAACAGGATTTAACCTTACGCCGTGCCCAGGGAGTCCCATCCGGGTGAGCGCTAACAATCAGTACCACATCAATAAATTTGTCAGCCCTCACCAGCATACCCAAGTCATTTCAGGGGGCCTTGGTGATAACCCGACAGGCCCCGAACCTTACCCTCCGGGAATTTATTCAATCACGGTAAGGGCCGCCGGGCCCGCAGACGCCCGTTGCCAAACAACGCCCACTCTTACCGCTTATGGCATGGATTGGCAACGCAGAGACGAAAATAACAATGTCTTTAATGAGGGTTTTACCGGCATCGCCAATATCGGTCAGCAGTTCACCGTCGGCACCGTGCTCACCAGAGTTTTTCCCTGCTCATCGCGGCAGCTTCTCATAAGAGCTTCACCGGCCAATCTGGAAGGAGGGCGCCGCCAAAAGATCGGTCCCCTAAAAATTCAATTGATCGGACAAAACGGCAATCCCGTTTCCGGGGCTTCCATCAGCTTTGCCACGACCACCGGCCAGAGCGCTTTCGTCAGCCCTAAATCCTCGGCAACAGATGCTAATGGTTTGGCCGGAACTTTTTTGACTCTTGGGGAATCCACCGGCACCTACCAGGTCACCGCCACCTCTCTTGATGCCACCTGCACAAGTGGAAAACAAGAAGTTTTCTTCGTGGCCCAGCAGACTCAAACCGTCCAAGAGGCGACGAAGCTCATCGCTCCTGTCGGTCGCGTTGCCGCCTCATCGGACACCTCAAAACCGGTTGATATCATCGCCAAGGCGCACAACATCAACGACGGCAAAGGAGAGCAAGGTCTTAATGTTGTCTTTACATTAATCGAAACTCCCGATGGCCCGACATCGGAGGCCCTGGGAAGCGATTTGACCAATCAGAAGGGAATCGCCAAGATTCAGTTCAGTGCGCTTGGCAGAAAGCCGGGGGCATATACAATCCAAGCCTTCTGCCAGGATTGCGAGCAGGGACAAACAGCGAATATCGAGGTTACCGTCATTGCGCCTGCCCAGATGACGCAAAAAGGCTCGGAACTCGTGCTTATCTTCAGAAATTTACAAATCCCTGACAGCGAAGGACGCGACAAGGACAACCCTGCCTTTGACGGCTTGTTTGTCACCAAAGATACCGATACGGTCTTTCCTCAAGAAGTCGGCGCCGCGAATACCAACGCCATCTTGACCTTAAAAGGCCCCGCTGACGGCCAGGGAACCTATCGAATTCAGGGAGTCTTCAACACCGGGGGGCATATCCACAATACGACCAGGCCGATCGGTAAAATCAACGGGCAAACCCAAGGCTCTTTTACCATCGGAGCCTCAAGCCAAACAACCCTGACTTACGTCTCCGGAGAAGTTTCGGGGCAGGAAATGATCGAATTCGCCATCGATGGAAAAACCCAGAAGGCCAAGGAGTTTGTGGATGTGAGGGTGGATGGGTTAAGGCGGCTCCCCAAACAAGGGCCGAATCATATTGCCTCTAGCAACGACAATTTGCACCCAGAATACACCTACGGCACCCAGGCTTTTATCGATACCCTCAACATCATTGCCACGGAATACAAAGTTAGAACCAGCAGTTTAGTTATATCCATCAACGACATGAGTCTTATCAATGGGGGGCTTTTTGACATCGACAGCAACTGGTCTGCGTCTCCGCGTGGGCATGTTTCCCATAGGACGGGGGAGGATGTGGATATAAATTCGCAGCCATTCGATGTTAAAAGAGAACGTGCAATTTCTAAGACAGATTCTCGTGCCATACAGCTACCAACCCAAATTTGCGAAATCATTAAAAGCAAGATCCTTGCCTGTTGCATGATCCCCGAAGAGCCAATCCACTACCGTTGTCCTTGCGATGCAACGGCCCAGGCTGATCCCTGCAAGAATAAATGCGTCACTTTACTGGAGGGAACGAAGTGCGGTCCATAA